The following proteins are encoded in a genomic region of Prochlorococcus marinus XMU1408:
- a CDS encoding cytochrome c oxidase subunit II, with amino-acid sequence MPKMSAILTLASSLILGVGGVWIAYNVDMLPVSASTNAPVYDELYRVLFIIGSILFIGMTALVIYSLIQFRRRPGETGDGIDLEGNISLEIFWTAVPAIVVLFVGLYSYDIYDRMGGMQPLMHDQSGHMGNQAERVWGGIGSGPIETSSSNNSSSLPIELTAMQFAFIFHYPKGDIISGELHVPVGKEVSLKMESKDVIHAFWVPQFRLKQDVIPGQPTILNFTPTKAGNFPIVCAELCGPYHGGMRSNVIVDEQEDFDTWIRENSKETI; translated from the coding sequence TTGCCGAAAATGTCGGCCATCCTAACTCTTGCATCAAGTTTAATTCTTGGCGTAGGAGGAGTTTGGATTGCTTACAACGTCGATATGCTTCCCGTTAGCGCGAGCACTAATGCTCCTGTTTATGATGAACTTTATCGAGTCCTTTTCATTATTGGCTCCATACTTTTTATAGGTATGACTGCCTTAGTTATTTATAGTCTGATTCAATTCCGTCGTAGGCCTGGTGAAACTGGAGATGGCATAGACTTAGAAGGTAATATATCTCTGGAAATTTTCTGGACAGCAGTTCCTGCAATCGTTGTTTTATTTGTAGGTTTATATAGTTACGATATTTATGATCGAATGGGTGGCATGCAACCTTTAATGCATGATCAAAGTGGTCATATGGGAAATCAAGCCGAAAGAGTTTGGGGTGGGATTGGTTCAGGACCAATTGAAACTTCATCTTCAAATAATTCATCTTCATTACCAATTGAGTTAACTGCAATGCAATTTGCTTTTATCTTTCATTATCCAAAAGGAGATATTATTTCTGGTGAACTACATGTTCCAGTTGGGAAAGAAGTTAGTTTAAAAATGGAATCTAAAGATGTAATACATGCTTTTTGGGTGCCTCAATTTAGACTTAAACAAGATGTCATTCCTGGGCAACCAACAATATTAAATTTCACTCCAACAAAAGCAGGTAATTTCCCAATTGTTTGTGCTGAATTGTGCGGCCCATATCATGGTGGAATGAGATCAAACGTAATAGTAGATGAACAAGAAGACTTTGACACTTGGATAAGAGAAAACTCTAAGGAAACAATTTAA
- a CDS encoding COX15/CtaA family protein: MQVIYPPKPRFRLGQLAAHVVVALIVLVVIGGATRVMEAGLACPDWPLCYGSFLPGSQMNLQVFLEWFHRLDAFFVGIVLIIQFSLSLYWAKFLPMWLPWTYGALTCLVAFQGFLGALTVLQLLPSLIVVLHLAVALTLVAIMSGVTQQLLSPGKSIFPLWLRSLGFLSLFSVIGQSLLGSRVATSWAAQRCLNIGDSCNLLRLHRFSAFPVSLLVILFVIISFTQKDVFLKQWPYFVSITFLIISQIFLGVFSIQLGLSEPGLVIGHQLVACLLVAVISALNFKGNGIEGSSQSLLINESNLETCHG; the protein is encoded by the coding sequence GTGCAGGTTATTTATCCACCAAAGCCTCGATTTAGATTAGGACAACTTGCTGCTCACGTAGTAGTTGCACTGATTGTACTTGTCGTGATTGGAGGAGCGACGAGGGTAATGGAGGCTGGCCTCGCTTGCCCTGACTGGCCTCTTTGCTATGGCTCTTTTTTGCCTGGCAGTCAAATGAATTTACAAGTATTTCTCGAATGGTTTCATCGCTTAGATGCTTTCTTCGTAGGAATTGTTTTAATTATTCAATTTTCCCTCTCTTTATACTGGGCCAAGTTTTTACCTATGTGGCTCCCTTGGACTTATGGAGCACTTACTTGCTTGGTTGCTTTTCAGGGTTTTTTAGGTGCTTTGACAGTCCTTCAGCTATTGCCCTCTCTAATAGTTGTTCTTCATCTAGCAGTTGCCTTGACTCTTGTTGCGATTATGAGTGGTGTTACTCAACAATTACTTAGTCCAGGTAAATCAATTTTTCCACTTTGGCTCCGCTCACTTGGATTTTTATCTCTTTTTTCTGTAATAGGCCAATCTTTATTGGGTAGTCGGGTGGCAACATCATGGGCTGCTCAAAGATGTCTGAATATTGGAGATTCTTGCAATCTTTTACGACTTCATCGTTTCAGTGCATTCCCTGTAAGCCTTTTGGTGATTTTATTTGTAATTATTTCATTTACTCAGAAAGATGTTTTTTTGAAGCAATGGCCTTATTTTGTGTCTATTACTTTTTTGATCATCTCACAAATCTTTTTAGGTGTTTTTTCAATTCAATTAGGTTTGAGTGAGCCTGGTCTTGTTATTGGCCATCAACTCGTTGCTTGCTTGTTAGTGGCAGTCATATCAGCATTGAATTTTAAAGGGAATGGAATCGAAGGATCTTCACAATCACTTCTTATAAACGAATCAAATTTGGAGACATGCCATGGTTAG
- a CDS encoding heme o synthase: MVSSTSDVIAQPINREDIVPSRKRIKLPAWLEVAKPRLIPLLLATTVGGMALSEDWPLPAPRLACTLGGGALAAAAAGALNCLWEQDLDKRMKRTSNRALPSGRLSSSSVFIGAISSTLAASVLLVSGVNCLAAGLTLLGLCSYVLLYTAFLKPRTSQNIVFGGVAGAIPPLVGASAAAGHIGLGGWWLFSLVMVWTPAHFWALAILLKEDYRSVGIPMLPTVKGPFVTSKAISVYGYLTVFLSFLGCFVLPEGGFLYGMLLLPYNSRLLQLVSRLRDNPEDLDRAKGLFRWSILYMFGVCFLLVISRLQVAIIFNDQLIALINDFFMSFS; encoded by the coding sequence ATGGTTAGTTCAACATCTGATGTAATTGCACAGCCAATTAATCGTGAGGACATTGTTCCATCTAGGAAGCGTATTAAACTCCCAGCTTGGTTAGAGGTTGCTAAACCAAGATTAATCCCTCTTTTACTTGCTACTACAGTTGGGGGAATGGCTCTTTCGGAAGATTGGCCATTACCCGCCCCTAGATTGGCATGTACTTTAGGTGGAGGAGCTCTCGCTGCTGCAGCTGCAGGAGCTCTTAATTGTTTGTGGGAGCAAGATCTTGATAAACGAATGAAACGTACAAGTAATAGAGCATTACCTTCTGGTCGCCTTTCTTCATCATCTGTTTTCATTGGAGCAATTTCTTCCACTCTTGCTGCCTCAGTTCTTTTGGTAAGCGGAGTTAATTGTTTAGCTGCAGGATTGACCCTTTTAGGACTTTGTAGTTATGTACTTCTCTATACCGCTTTTTTGAAACCTCGTACATCTCAAAATATAGTTTTTGGAGGTGTTGCTGGAGCAATCCCTCCTCTAGTTGGAGCCTCCGCAGCGGCAGGCCATATTGGATTAGGAGGTTGGTGGTTATTCTCTTTGGTTATGGTTTGGACACCTGCACATTTTTGGGCTCTGGCCATATTGTTAAAAGAGGACTACCGATCTGTTGGGATACCAATGCTCCCAACAGTAAAAGGTCCATTCGTTACGTCCAAAGCCATATCCGTTTATGGATATCTAACTGTATTTTTAAGTTTTTTAGGTTGCTTCGTTTTGCCTGAAGGAGGTTTCTTATATGGAATGTTATTGCTACCTTATAATTCAAGACTTCTTCAACTGGTTTCAAGATTAAGGGATAACCCAGAGGATTTAGATCGAGCCAAGGGTTTGTTTAGGTGGTCTATTCTTTATATGTTTGGAGTCTGCTTCTTGCTTGTTATTAGTAGATTACAAGTAGCAATTATTTTTAATGATCAGTTGATAGCATTAATTAACGATTTCTTTATGAGTTTTTCTTAA
- a CDS encoding ATP-binding cassette domain-containing protein, producing MFFIQLKDLFKSYGPVRALNGLNLKVSKGSLYGLLGPNGAGKSTALRIICTLLDPDSGDVEVAGHNALIEEKATRRSLGYVAQEVAIDKILTGRELLQLQGDLYHLDKNYKKKRIEELIQRLDMQEWIDRRCGSFSGGMKRRLDLASGLLHEPELLILDEPTVGLDIESRSVIWGLLKELRNKKTTILLSSHYLEEVDELADDMAIIDKGKVIASGKPDDLKKELGGDRVTLRVREFSDEFESESVRKIIKNINGVSNVVVNKKQGYSLNFLVRNNEVISNLSEHLSKENFEVFALSHSRPSLDDVYLQATGKTLMDAELELAGKRDFKLENKKSMR from the coding sequence ATGTTTTTCATCCAGCTTAAAGATTTATTCAAGTCCTATGGACCTGTTAGGGCTCTAAATGGACTCAACCTTAAAGTATCTAAAGGATCTTTATATGGATTGTTGGGTCCCAACGGCGCCGGTAAAAGCACTGCGCTTAGAATTATTTGTACTCTTCTTGATCCTGATTCAGGTGATGTTGAGGTGGCAGGACATAATGCATTAATTGAAGAAAAAGCAACTAGACGAAGTTTGGGTTATGTAGCTCAAGAGGTTGCAATTGATAAAATACTTACAGGTAGAGAGTTACTCCAGCTTCAAGGTGATCTTTACCATCTAGATAAAAATTATAAGAAAAAAAGAATTGAAGAATTGATTCAGAGACTTGATATGCAGGAATGGATTGATAGAAGATGTGGTTCTTTTTCAGGAGGAATGAAAAGAAGACTTGATCTCGCTTCAGGATTATTGCATGAACCAGAATTGTTGATTCTAGATGAACCTACTGTTGGTTTGGACATAGAGAGTAGATCAGTTATTTGGGGATTATTGAAGGAACTTAGAAATAAGAAAACTACAATTCTTTTAAGTAGTCATTATCTTGAGGAAGTAGATGAATTGGCTGATGATATGGCTATTATTGATAAGGGAAAAGTTATTGCTAGTGGAAAACCAGATGATTTAAAAAAAGAGCTTGGTGGCGATAGGGTGACACTTAGAGTTCGAGAGTTTAGTGATGAATTTGAATCTGAATCTGTAAGGAAAATAATAAAAAATATCAATGGGGTTTCAAATGTAGTTGTAAATAAAAAGCAAGGATATTCTTTGAATTTCTTAGTGAGAAATAATGAGGTTATATCAAATTTGTCGGAACATCTTTCAAAAGAAAATTTTGAAGTCTTTGCTCTCTCCCATAGTCGCCCCAGCTTAGATGATGTTTATTTGCAGGCTACTGGTAAAACTCTTATGGATGCAGAATTAGAATTAGCAGGTAAAAGAGATTTTAAGCTTGAGAATAAAAAATCGATGCGTTAA
- a CDS encoding ABC transporter permease — MITTNSSPHKEKQSVNNLNELVQETSALTWRLFIQLIRRPSTLFAGILQPLIWLLLFAALFSKAPIEFLPGNSSYGEFLGAGLIVFTAFSGALNAGLPVMFDREFGFLNRLLVAPLSSRNSIVISSVIYITTISLLQSFAIMGTSALLGYGWPSLGGFFLIAITLLLLVFSITGLSLGLAFVLPGHIELIAIIFIANLPVLFASTALAPISFMPEWLGWIASINPLTFAIEPIRMAYHNSVDLKSVLINAPYGEVNGFSCLAILFILTVGIFFLIRPLLNRKLA; from the coding sequence ATGATTACTACTAATTCATCACCTCATAAGGAAAAACAGTCTGTAAATAATTTAAATGAATTGGTTCAAGAGACTTCTGCTTTAACATGGAGGCTTTTTATTCAATTAATTAGGAGACCTTCCACATTATTCGCAGGTATTCTTCAGCCTTTGATATGGCTTTTACTTTTTGCAGCGTTATTCTCCAAAGCGCCTATAGAATTTTTGCCTGGGAACAGTAGCTATGGTGAATTTCTTGGCGCAGGTTTAATAGTATTTACTGCTTTTAGTGGAGCTCTTAATGCTGGACTTCCAGTTATGTTTGATAGAGAGTTTGGTTTTCTTAATCGACTTTTAGTTGCCCCATTAAGTAGTAGAAATTCAATAGTAATTTCTTCTGTGATCTACATAACAACTATTAGCCTTTTGCAGAGTTTTGCAATAATGGGAACTTCAGCTTTACTAGGTTACGGTTGGCCAAGCCTGGGAGGTTTTTTTCTCATAGCAATAACATTATTATTGTTAGTCTTTTCAATAACTGGTCTAAGCCTTGGATTGGCATTCGTTTTACCAGGCCATATAGAACTAATTGCAATTATTTTTATTGCCAATCTCCCCGTACTTTTCGCAAGTACAGCATTGGCTCCTATTTCATTTATGCCTGAATGGCTTGGATGGATAGCATCAATTAATCCATTGACATTTGCGATTGAACCAATTCGCATGGCCTACCATAACTCTGTTGATTTGAAATCAGTTTTAATTAATGCTCCATATGGAGAAGTCAATGGATTTTCTTGCCTGGCAATTTTATTTATTCTTACAGTTGGAATATTTTTTCTTATTAGACCACTTTTAAATCGCAAACTTGCTTGA
- the groL gene encoding chaperonin GroEL (60 kDa chaperone family; promotes refolding of misfolded polypeptides especially under stressful conditions; forms two stacked rings of heptamers to form a barrel-shaped 14mer; ends can be capped by GroES; misfolded proteins enter the barrel where they are refolded when GroES binds) → MAKLLSFSDESRGALEKGVNNLANALKVTIGPKGRNVVIEKKFGAPDIVNDGVTIAKEIDLDDPFENIGAKLIEQVASKTKEKAGDGTTTATVLAQFMVQEGLRNTAAGASPIELRRGMEKAVAQIVDDLKKKSKSVSGEAIKQVATVSAGGDEEIGLMIADAIDKVSFDGVITVEESKSLATELDITEGMAFDRGYSSPYFVTDEDRLICEFENPSILITDKKISSIADLIPVLETVQKNGTPLIILAEEVEGEALATLVVNKNRGVLQVAAVRAPSFGERRKAALGDIAVLTGGTLISEDKAMSLEKVQISDLGQARRVTITKDSTTIVANESQNAELANRIASIKRELDETDSEYDQEKLNERIAKLAGGVAVIKVGAPTETELKNRKLRIEDALNATRAAIEEGIVAGGGTTLLELSEGLEDLAKNLEGDQKTGVEIIKRALSAPAKQIAINAGFNGDVVVSDIKRLGKGFNAQTGEYENLLEAGILDASKVIRLALQDAVSIASLLITTEVVIADKPEPPSASGGEGGDPMGGMGGMGGMGGMGGMGMPGMM, encoded by the coding sequence ATGGCCAAACTACTAAGTTTTTCAGACGAGTCTCGTGGTGCTCTAGAAAAAGGGGTAAACAATTTAGCAAATGCCCTAAAAGTCACTATTGGTCCAAAAGGTAGAAATGTAGTAATTGAAAAGAAATTTGGTGCCCCAGATATTGTTAATGATGGAGTAACTATTGCTAAGGAAATAGACCTCGATGATCCATTTGAAAATATTGGAGCAAAACTAATAGAACAAGTTGCCTCAAAAACGAAAGAGAAAGCTGGTGATGGCACTACTACAGCCACTGTTCTTGCTCAATTTATGGTTCAAGAAGGACTTAGAAATACAGCAGCTGGAGCAAGTCCTATTGAACTTAGAAGAGGAATGGAAAAGGCCGTTGCTCAAATAGTTGATGATCTAAAGAAAAAAAGCAAGTCAGTAAGTGGTGAAGCAATAAAACAAGTTGCGACAGTAAGTGCAGGTGGTGACGAAGAAATAGGTTTAATGATTGCAGATGCCATAGATAAAGTAAGTTTTGATGGGGTGATAACAGTTGAGGAATCCAAGTCTTTAGCTACTGAATTAGACATAACTGAAGGTATGGCCTTTGATAGAGGTTATAGCTCACCATATTTTGTTACTGATGAAGATCGATTAATCTGTGAATTTGAAAATCCATCAATACTAATCACTGACAAAAAGATTTCATCAATTGCCGATCTTATTCCAGTTCTTGAAACTGTTCAGAAGAACGGAACACCCTTAATAATTCTTGCTGAAGAAGTTGAAGGTGAAGCATTAGCAACATTAGTGGTCAATAAAAACCGTGGTGTTCTCCAAGTCGCTGCAGTTAGGGCTCCTTCGTTTGGAGAAAGACGAAAAGCTGCATTGGGAGATATTGCAGTACTAACTGGAGGTACATTAATTAGCGAAGACAAAGCCATGAGTCTTGAAAAAGTTCAAATATCTGATTTAGGGCAAGCAAGACGAGTGACAATTACAAAAGACAGCACCACAATTGTCGCGAATGAAAGTCAGAACGCCGAATTAGCCAATCGAATTGCCTCTATTAAAAGAGAACTCGACGAAACAGATTCTGAGTATGATCAGGAAAAGTTAAATGAAAGAATCGCTAAACTTGCCGGTGGCGTAGCAGTGATCAAAGTTGGTGCTCCTACTGAAACCGAGTTAAAAAATAGAAAGCTAAGAATTGAGGATGCTTTAAATGCAACTCGTGCAGCTATTGAAGAAGGTATTGTTGCTGGTGGTGGAACAACTCTTCTAGAACTAAGTGAAGGGCTTGAGGATTTAGCGAAAAATTTAGAAGGAGATCAAAAAACCGGTGTTGAAATTATAAAAAGAGCATTAAGCGCTCCAGCCAAACAAATAGCTATAAATGCTGGATTCAATGGTGACGTTGTTGTATCAGACATTAAGCGCTTAGGTAAAGGTTTCAATGCGCAAACTGGGGAATATGAGAATTTACTTGAAGCAGGAATATTAGATGCTTCAAAAGTTATACGACTTGCTCTTCAAGATGCTGTATCAATAGCCTCACTATTAATCACAACAGAAGTTGTAATAGCTGACAAACCAGAACCACCATCTGCTTCAGGAGGTGAAGGAGGCGATCCAATGGGTGGAATGGGTGGAATGGGTGGAATGGGTGGAATGGGTGGAATGGGTATGCCAGGAATGATGTAA
- the fabG gene encoding 3-oxoacyl-[acyl-carrier-protein] reductase, protein MTLSKSLEGQIALITGASRGIGKAIAISLAKEGAEVIINYSSSPENANKVVSEINSFGGKSYAVQADISNENSVNELIKTVLNKSKKIDVLVNNAGITKDGLLMRMKTEDWQKVLDLNLSGVFYCTRAISRQMLKQKTGRIINITSVVGLMGNPGQVNYSAAKAGVIGLTQTAAKEFASRGITVNAVAPGFISTDMTKDLNSDTILSAIPLGRFGTPEDVAGAVRFLAADPSAAYITGQTIQVDGGMVMS, encoded by the coding sequence ATGACATTATCAAAATCACTTGAAGGACAAATTGCTCTTATAACTGGGGCTAGCAGAGGTATTGGCAAAGCAATTGCAATATCTTTAGCAAAGGAAGGTGCAGAAGTAATAATTAATTATTCTTCATCTCCAGAGAATGCAAATAAGGTTGTCTCAGAAATCAATTCTTTTGGAGGTAAGTCATATGCTGTTCAAGCCGATATCTCTAATGAAAACTCTGTAAATGAATTAATAAAAACAGTTTTAAACAAGAGCAAAAAAATAGATGTTTTGGTTAATAACGCTGGAATAACAAAAGATGGACTTCTTATGAGAATGAAAACTGAAGATTGGCAAAAGGTATTAGACCTTAATTTGAGTGGTGTTTTTTATTGCACTAGAGCGATTTCCAGGCAGATGTTGAAACAAAAAACAGGAAGGATAATCAACATAACTTCTGTAGTCGGATTAATGGGCAACCCAGGACAGGTTAATTATTCTGCAGCCAAAGCTGGCGTAATTGGTCTAACACAAACGGCTGCTAAAGAATTTGCAAGTAGAGGAATAACTGTAAATGCAGTCGCTCCTGGTTTTATCTCTACTGACATGACAAAGGATCTGAATAGCGACACAATCCTCTCGGCTATTCCGCTTGGACGATTTGGAACTCCGGAAGATGTTGCAGGAGCAGTAAGGTTTTTAGCAGCAGATCCATCTGCTGCTTACATAACTGGTCAGACAATTCAAGTAGATGGTGGAATGGTAATGAGTTAA
- the ispD gene encoding 2-C-methyl-D-erythritol 4-phosphate cytidylyltransferase: MHLLIAAAGSGRRMGADKNKLLLNIAGRTVLEWTLKAAFASKAISWIGIVGQPKDKNSIKSILSNSFKSVEWINGGSTRQQSVQLGLSALPDDAQSVLIHDGARCLVNPLIFDEIAEIVSNGQAVIAASQVTDTIKKVDQNGEIIDSPPRAGLWSAQTPQAFPVDKLKHAHSVAIAREWNVTDDASLFERLGIPVKIYDAGPSNIKVTTPFDLVIAESLLSTMKD; the protein is encoded by the coding sequence GTGCATTTATTAATTGCTGCTGCGGGAAGTGGAAGAAGAATGGGAGCTGATAAAAATAAACTTTTGCTGAATATTGCAGGTAGGACTGTTTTAGAATGGACTTTGAAAGCAGCTTTCGCTTCTAAAGCAATCAGTTGGATTGGAATTGTTGGACAACCTAAAGACAAAAACTCCATTAAATCTATTCTTAGTAACTCTTTTAAGTCAGTTGAATGGATAAACGGTGGATCAACCAGACAGCAGTCTGTACAGTTGGGATTATCTGCCCTTCCCGATGATGCCCAGTCAGTTCTTATTCATGATGGGGCAAGATGCTTAGTAAACCCATTGATTTTTGATGAGATTGCAGAGATTGTATCTAATGGACAGGCTGTTATCGCAGCTTCACAAGTGACAGACACCATAAAGAAGGTGGATCAAAATGGGGAGATAATTGATAGCCCTCCGCGCGCGGGACTATGGTCTGCTCAGACACCTCAAGCATTCCCGGTAGATAAACTTAAGCATGCGCACAGTGTCGCAATCGCTAGGGAATGGAATGTCACCGATGACGCCTCTTTATTTGAACGATTGGGGATACCCGTGAAAATATATGATGCAGGCCCCTCAAATATTAAAGTGACAACACCATTTGATCTTGTGATTGCAGAGTCTTTATTGTCGACTATGAAAGACTAA
- a CDS encoding LD-carboxypeptidase has translation MTEPLKKGDLFHIVSASSPISNKEDLHSGIKVLQEWGLICNHVEEEDRSWGYLAGSDEVRFNELHPKKIFPLIAFARGGWGSARLLEKKQLWKEGWMIGFSDLTSILLARLAAGFHGGIHGPLITTLGAEPDWSKDRLKSILFGNCVPDIYGDPWGGGISKGHLIVGNLTVLTHLIGTEHLPNFKKSILIIEDIGEAPYRIDRMLTHLRLTGILKQLSGLGFGSFTSCDDDINVDKKKSFELIDILKDRTQDLKIPIVSNLPIGHCHGNASLPLGSQAILNGKEGKLSLS, from the coding sequence ATGACTGAGCCTCTAAAAAAAGGTGATCTTTTTCACATAGTTTCCGCAAGTTCGCCAATTAGCAATAAAGAAGATCTTCACTCTGGGATAAAGGTCCTTCAAGAATGGGGATTGATTTGTAACCATGTTGAGGAAGAAGATAGATCATGGGGATACTTGGCGGGTAGTGATGAAGTTAGATTTAATGAACTACATCCAAAAAAGATTTTTCCTCTAATAGCTTTTGCGAGAGGTGGATGGGGATCGGCAAGATTATTAGAAAAAAAACAATTATGGAAAGAGGGATGGATGATTGGCTTCTCAGATTTAACCTCAATACTTCTTGCAAGGCTCGCAGCAGGTTTTCACGGAGGAATTCATGGGCCATTAATAACGACATTGGGGGCAGAACCAGACTGGAGTAAAGATAGGCTTAAATCAATTTTGTTCGGTAATTGTGTCCCGGATATTTACGGAGACCCATGGGGAGGAGGTATCTCAAAAGGACATCTAATAGTTGGCAACCTTACCGTCCTAACTCACCTAATTGGTACTGAACATCTACCAAATTTTAAAAAATCAATCCTAATCATTGAAGATATTGGAGAAGCACCCTACAGAATTGACAGGATGCTAACTCACTTGAGATTGACAGGCATTCTTAAACAATTATCTGGTTTAGGTTTTGGTTCATTTACTAGTTGTGATGATGATATTAACGTCGATAAAAAAAAGTCGTTTGAGCTTATTGATATTTTGAAAGATCGAACTCAAGATCTTAAGATCCCTATTGTTTCAAATTTACCCATCGGACATTGTCATGGAAATGCATCGCTACCACTGGGTAGTCAGGCTATTTTAAATGGCAAGGAAGGGAAACTTAGTCTTTCATAG
- a CDS encoding 4-hydroxybenzoate polyprenyltransferase, with translation MNNLLTQKIRYYFQLLRWNKPSGRLILLIPAGWSLWLTPTAPPSLFILGLIILGGLFVSGAGCIANDIWDRKFDKQVTRTKERPLANNKLSLKTALILLVSMLFLSLFIVLAIPADSRKLCLQLASLSLPLILFYPSAKRWFKYPQLILSICWGFSVLIPWAASESSLAGGETLLFCWLATIFWTFGFDTVYAMADETDDKEIGLNSSAISLGGKSIKTVSFCYFVTSFFLAIASFSANLGLIFWPFWLISSLGMQREVFLLSSRSKGIKTSGLHFSNQVRIGSLLLLGMILSKIIE, from the coding sequence ATGAATAATCTTCTTACACAAAAAATTAGATATTATTTTCAACTTCTTAGATGGAACAAACCTAGCGGAAGATTGATACTTCTCATTCCTGCTGGTTGGTCTCTTTGGTTAACTCCTACAGCACCCCCTTCTCTATTCATTTTGGGATTAATAATTTTAGGTGGATTATTTGTTAGTGGCGCGGGATGTATTGCTAATGATATTTGGGACCGAAAATTTGATAAACAAGTGACAAGAACAAAAGAAAGGCCATTAGCCAATAACAAATTATCTCTTAAGACTGCATTGATACTACTAGTTTCAATGTTATTTCTTAGTCTTTTTATAGTTCTTGCAATCCCAGCTGATAGTAGAAAATTATGCCTGCAACTTGCATCGTTATCACTACCTCTTATTCTTTTTTATCCATCAGCAAAAAGATGGTTTAAATATCCCCAACTTATTCTTTCTATTTGCTGGGGATTTTCAGTTCTAATCCCCTGGGCAGCAAGTGAATCATCTTTAGCAGGAGGAGAAACACTGCTATTTTGTTGGTTGGCAACAATATTTTGGACTTTCGGCTTTGATACTGTTTATGCAATGGCTGATGAAACTGATGACAAAGAAATTGGTCTAAACAGTAGTGCGATCAGTCTCGGGGGAAAATCGATAAAAACAGTTTCTTTTTGCTATTTTGTTACAAGCTTTTTTTTAGCCATTGCATCTTTCAGCGCAAATTTAGGATTGATCTTTTGGCCTTTTTGGTTGATATCTTCGTTAGGAATGCAAAGAGAAGTTTTCTTGTTAAGTTCCAGATCAAAAGGTATAAAGACTTCAGGGTTGCATTTCAGCAATCAAGTGCGAATTGGAAGTCTATTACTTCTTGGGATGATCTTAAGCAAGATCATTGAATAA